One window of Delphinus delphis chromosome 12, mDelDel1.2, whole genome shotgun sequence genomic DNA carries:
- the CLEC4F gene encoding C-type lectin domain family 4 member F, with protein MRGDEVHFCTGNQSVSLCSRGLDPGAVAPAAPKMPRRLQAILAFLAATVVSSLVALFVVGKLLGPKEPQMYALYSQEGHSTSSPRPEPELSWDLTKASLQHRRPALETYASLQEFPEHNSTGQFLKAHDYPYHFGREAELQEAIQMFKGHVENYSTWSVEIQMLTYRVDNVSSQIQMLGGHLENASVDLQMVKDILKDASTLSFQTQMLRSSLEGTTSEMQKLKGDLEDTQASHSQIQSFLRSGLENTSTELHMLSRGLENANTEIQVLKAGLETADAQVRLANSSLKNVNAQIHVLRGDLDSVNDLRAQQKVLRSSLEGATAEMQKLKGSLQNTNALNSQTQTFIKGSLGNTSAEIQVLRGHLERAGDEIRLLKGDLETVTAQTQTVNGRLEQTDAQMRVLKTELESAIALSSKIQVLDGLLRNASREIQTLKQGMKDAAALNSKTQMLERNLQEARAEVHRLKEDLENTKAMTTKIQEEQGSLETLRAASASQEQLQRTQNQLLQLILQGWKSYSGSLYYFSFAKKTWQEAEQFCVSQGAHLASVTSEEEQAFLVQFTSASYHWIGLTDSDFQGFWRWADGTPFNSAGSSAFWDRNQPDNWLHKNGHTEDCVHMQRKWNDMYCTALYQWVCKKPMGRM; from the exons ATGAGGGGTGACGAGGTCCACTTCTGCACAGGCAACCAGAGTGTCTCCCTGTGCTCCCGAG GGCTGGACCCCGGGGCAGTGGCTCCTGCAGCCCCCAAGATGCCGAGGCGTTTGCAGGCCATCCTGGCCTTTCTGGCCGCGACCGTGGTCTCCTCTCTTGTGGCTCTCTTCGTTGTGGGTAAGCTCCTAG GTCCCAAAGAGCCCCAGATGTACGCCCTCTACTCCCAGGAGGGTCACTCCACCTCTAGTCCCAGGCCCGAACCAGAGCTTTCCTGGGACCTGACCAAGGCCT CTCTACAGCACCGAAGACCTGCACTGGAGACATACGCCTCCCTCCAAGAGTTTCCGGAACACAACAGTACTGGGCAGTTCCTCAAGGCACACGACT ATCCCTACCACTTTGGCAGGGAGGCAGAGCTGCAAGAGGCTATCCAGATGTTTAAAGGGCATGTGGAGAATTACAGCACCTGGAGCGTGGAGATCCAGATGTTGACGTACAGGGTGGACAATGTCAGTTCTCAGATCCAGATGCTCGGTGGTCATCTGGAAAATGCCAGTGTTGACCTCCAGATGGTAAAAGACATCTTAAAGGATGCCAGCACCTTGAGTTTCCAGACCCAGATGTTAAGAAGTTCGTTGGAGGGGACCACTTCTGAGATGCAGAAGCTAAAGGGAGATCTGGAAGACACACAAGCTTCACATTCCCAGATCCAGAGTTTCTTAAGAAGCGGTTTAGAAAACACTAGCACTGAGCTCCATATGTTAAGCAGAGGCTTAGAAAATGCCAACACGGAGATCCAGGTGTTGAAGGCAGGGTTAGAAACGGCAGATGCTCAGGTCCGATTGGCAAACAGTAGTTTAAAGAATGTTAATGCCCAGATCCATGTTTTGAGAGGCGATCTGGATAGTGTCAATGATTTAAGGGCCCAGCAGAAAGTTTTAAGAAGTAGTTTGGAAGGTGCTACTGCTGAGATGCAGAAGCTAAAGGGAAGTCTGCAAAATACAAATGCTTTAAACTCCCAGACCCAGACCTTTATAAAAGGCAGTTTAGGCAACACCAGTGCTGAGATTCAGGTATTAAGAGGTCATTTGGAAAGGGCTGGTGATGAGATTCGCCTGTTAAAAGGAGATTTGGAAACTGTCACTGCCCAGACCCAAACAGTAAATGGTCGCCTGGAACAGACAGACGCTCAGATGCGAGTattaaaaacagagctagaaAGCGCCATTGCCTTAAGTTCCAAGATTCAGGTGTTAGATGGTCTTTTGAGAAACGCCAGCCGAGAGATACAGACCTTAAAACAAGGAATGAAGGATGCTGCGGCCTTAAATTCCAAGACCCAGATGTTAGAGAGAAATCTGCAGGAGGCCAGAGCTGAGGTCCACAGGTTGAAAGAGGATTTGGAGAACACCAAAGCAATGACTACGAAAATCCAGGAGGAGCAGGGTAGCCTGGAGACCCTCCGCGCAGCGTCTGCTTCCCAGGAGCAGCTCCAGAGGACCCAAA ATCAACTCCTCCAGCTGATCCTGCAAGGCTGGAAGTCTTACAGTGGGAGCTTGTATTACTTTTCTTTTGCCAAGAAGACCTGGCAGGAGGCTGAGCAGTTCTGTGTGTCCCAGGGAGCCCACCTGGCCTCGGTGACCTCTGAGGAGGAGCAG GCATTTCTGGTACAGTTCACGAGTGCCTCTTACCACTGGATTGGGCTCACTGACAGCGATTTTCAGGGCTTCTGGCGCTGGGCGGATGGCACACCATTCAACAGTGCCGGGAGCAGTGC gttttgggaCAGGAATCAGCCGGACAACTGGCTACACAAGAATGGGCATACGGAAGACTGTGTTCACATGCAGCGGAAGTGGAATGACATGTACTGTACCGCCCTCTACCAGTGGGTCTGCAAGAAGCCCATGGGCCGGATGTAG